One stretch of Suricata suricatta isolate VVHF042 chromosome 13, meerkat_22Aug2017_6uvM2_HiC, whole genome shotgun sequence DNA includes these proteins:
- the LOC115276402 gene encoding olfactory receptor 13C7-like has protein sequence MEKANWSSPVVGFILLGLSGHPRLEKTFFVLILLMYLVILLGNGVLILVSILDSRLHMPMYFFLGNLSFLDICYTTSSVPLVLDGFLTPKKTISFSGCAVQMFLSFAMAGTECVLLGMMAFDRYVAICNPLRYPVVMSRSAYVPMAVSSWMAGAANSLVQISLAVQLPFCGDNVINHFTCEILAVLKLACVDITINVISMGVANVIFLVVPVLFISVSYVFIIATILRIPSAEGRKKAFSTCSAHLTVVVIFYGTLLVMYGKPKSKDPKGEDKEDLSDKLISIFYGLLTPMLNPIIYSLRNKDVKAAVRNLVAQK, from the coding sequence ATGGAAAAAGCCAACTGGTCCTCCCCCGTGGTGGGGTTCATTCTCCTGGGACTCTCTGGCCACCCAAGGCTAGAGAAGACGTTCTTTGTGCTAATCCTGCTGATGTACCTGGTGATCCTGCTGGGCAATGGGGTCCTCATCCTGGTGTCCATCCTTGACTCCCGCCTGCACatgcccatgtacttcttcctggggAACCTCTCCTTCCTGGACATCTGCTACACAACCTCTTCTGTCCCTCTGGTCCTGGATGGTTTCCTGACTCCCAAGAAAACCATCTCCTTCTCAGGCTGTGCTGTGCAGATGTTCCTCTCCTTTGCCATGGCAGGGACAGAGTGTGTGCTTCTGGGCATGATGGCGTTtgatcgctatgtggccatctgtaacccCCTGAGGTACCCTGTGGTCATGAGTAGGTCTGCCTATGTGCCCATGGCTGTCAGCTCCTGGATGGCTGGTGCAGCCAACTCTTTGGTGCAGATCTCTCTGGCAGTACAGTTACCCTTCTGTGGGGACAATGTCATCAACCACTTTACCTGTGAGATCCTGGCTGTGCTGAAGTTGGCCTGTGTTGACATCACCATCAATGTGATTAGCATGGGGGTAGCCAATGTGATCTTCCTGGTGGTTCCAGTTCTATTCATCTCTGTCTCTTATGTCTTCATCATTGCTACCATCCTGAGGATCCCTTCTgctgagggaaggaaaaaggccTTTTCTACCTGCTCTGCCCACCTCACTGTGGTGGTCATCTTCTATGGGACCTTACTTGTCATGTATGGGAAGCCCAAGTCTAAGGATCCCAAGGGGGAAGACAAAGAGGACCTTTCAGATAAGCTTATCTCTATCTTCTACGGGTTGCTGACCCCCATGCTCAACCCCATCATCTACAGCCTCAGGAACAAGGACGTGAAGGCTGCTGTGAGGAACCTGGTGGCTCAGAAATAG
- the LOC115276416 gene encoding olfactory receptor 2S2-like, with the protein MEKANWSSPVVGFILLGLSGHPRLEKTFFVLILLMYLVILLGNGVLILVTILDSRLHTPMYFFLGNLSFLDICYTTCSVPLVLDGFLTPRKTISFSGCAVQMFLSFAMGATECVLLGMMAFDRYVAICNPLRYPVVMSRSVYVSMVVSSWTIGGAASVVHTSLTIQLPFCGNNVINHLGCEILAVLKMACVDITINVISMGVTNVIFLVVPVLFISVSYIFIIATILRIPSAEGRKKAFSTCSAHLTVVVIFYGTLLVMYGKPKSKDPKGEDKEDLSDKLIPLFYGVVTPMLNPIIYSLRNKDVKAAVRNLVGQKHFTQ; encoded by the coding sequence ATGGAAAAAGCCAACTGGTCCTCCCCCGTGGTGGGGTTCATCCTCCTGGGACTCTCTGGCCACCCAAGGCTGGAGAAGACGTTCTTTGTGCTCATCCTGTTGATGTACCTGGTGATCCTGCTGGGCAATGGGGTCCTCATCCTGGTGACCATCCTTGATTCTCGCTTGcacacgcccatgtacttctttCTGGGGAACCTCTCCTTCCTGGACATCTGCTACACAACCTGTTCCGTCCCTCTTGTCCTGGACGGCTTCCTGACTCCCAGGAAAACCATCTCCTTCTCAGGCTGTGCTGTGCAGATGTTCCTCTCCTTTGCCATGGGAGCCACAGAGTGTGTGCTTCTGGGCATGATGGCGTTtgatcgctatgtggccatctgtaacccCCTTAGGTACCCTGTGGTCATGAGCAGATCTGTCTATGTGTCCATGGTTGTCAGCTCCTGGACAATCGGTGGGGCTGCTTCTGTGGTACACACATCCTTGACAATTCAGCTGCCCTTCTGTGGGAACAATGTCATCAACCACCTTGGCTGCGAGATCCTGGCTGTACTTAAGATGGCCTGTGTGGACATCACCATCAATGTGATTAGCATGGGAGTGACAAATGTGATCTTCCTGGTGGTCCCAGTTCTGttcatctctgtctcttacaTCTTCATAATTGCTACCATTCTGAGGATCCCTTCTgctgagggaaggaaaaaggccTTTTCTACCTGCTCTGCTCACCTCACTGTGGTGGTCATCTTCTATGGGACCTTACTTGTCATGTATGGGAAGCCCAAGTCTAAGGATCCCAAGGGGGAAGACAAAGAGGACCTTTCAGATAAGCTCATCCCTCTCTTCTATGGGGTGGTGACCCCCATGCTCAACCCCATCATCTACAGCCTCAGGAACAAGGACGTGAAGGCTGCTGTGAGGAACCTGGTGGGTCAGAAACACTTCACTCAGTGA